In Miniphocaeibacter halophilus, the following proteins share a genomic window:
- a CDS encoding M20 family metallopeptidase, translated as MSNNYSNYEEELLNLLQKAVRIKSINPPGNELEMCNLVYDYMTKLNIETYKIEVEENRYDIISILRSESKNPGIIFTGHMDVVPVSEDESTRWEVAPFSGIIKDGFLYGRGASDMKSGLCSIMVAMRYIKENNIPINRDIALVATVDEEDSMKGSKALVGHRLLENFREVVVCEPTNMEICNVGRGRTYGVIDIKGKTGHGSQLSVDKNAILIANKIINKMGETDLSDKAHEIYGSSFWQPLAIHASVDPWVVPDDCELKIDARLVPNHFSDDIWHRIDKILTEVKTEVPSMQANITILDKREPWITDENTELMQNIKNIYESLDYEFITQDFKGTTDGTILRKDGRDVVIVGPGLLSGVHKENEKVLIKNLFKALRLYTELMQK; from the coding sequence ATGTCTAATAATTATTCTAATTATGAAGAAGAATTACTTAATTTATTACAAAAAGCTGTACGCATAAAGAGTATAAATCCTCCAGGAAACGAATTGGAAATGTGTAATTTAGTCTATGATTATATGACAAAATTAAATATTGAAACTTATAAAATTGAAGTAGAGGAAAACAGATACGATATAATTTCTATTTTAAGAAGCGAATCAAAAAATCCGGGAATTATTTTTACCGGACACATGGATGTTGTGCCTGTTAGTGAAGATGAATCTACTAGATGGGAGGTAGCTCCTTTTTCCGGAATAATTAAAGACGGTTTCCTATATGGCCGAGGTGCTTCAGATATGAAGTCAGGTCTTTGTTCAATTATGGTTGCAATGAGATATATAAAAGAAAATAATATTCCTATTAACAGAGACATAGCTCTTGTTGCAACAGTTGATGAAGAGGACAGCATGAAGGGATCAAAAGCATTAGTTGGTCACCGATTATTAGAAAACTTTAGGGAAGTTGTAGTTTGTGAACCTACAAATATGGAAATTTGCAACGTTGGCAGAGGAAGAACCTATGGAGTAATTGATATAAAGGGTAAAACAGGTCACGGTTCTCAATTAAGTGTAGATAAAAACGCTATACTTATAGCTAATAAAATAATTAATAAAATGGGTGAAACTGATTTATCCGATAAAGCTCATGAAATTTATGGTTCTAGCTTTTGGCAGCCATTGGCAATTCATGCATCTGTTGACCCTTGGGTAGTACCGGATGATTGTGAATTAAAAATTGATGCTCGCCTTGTACCAAATCATTTTTCCGATGACATTTGGCATAGAATCGATAAAATACTTACAGAAGTAAAAACAGAGGTTCCAAGTATGCAAGCAAATATTACAATTTTAGACAAAAGAGAGCCTTGGATTACCGATGAAAATACAGAGCTTATGCAAAATATAAAAAATATATATGAAAGTTTAGATTATGAATTTATTACCCAAGACTTTAAAGGAACAACAGATGGCACCATCCTTAGAAAAGACGGACGGGATGTAGTTATAGTTGGTCCGGGTTTACTTTCCGGTGTACACAAAGAAAATGAAAAAGTCTTAATAAAAAACCTCTTTAAAGCCTTAAGACTTTATACGGAACTTATGCAAAAATAA